A single region of the Drosophila takahashii strain IR98-3 E-12201 chromosome 2R, DtakHiC1v2, whole genome shotgun sequence genome encodes:
- the LOC108066200 gene encoding uncharacterized protein, with amino-acid sequence MVFTNCTCFSEDPEKMLSNLKCGLSKSVKRPSFNIELQFQKPVLKFFVNMRIVLPRRMGDDFTLFNLSGIDGCSLLSNKNQIAFIQLGRKHMDRFSNIPKRCPWPKDVPYYVRGFRSDMAAMPAFNFESDMNLWFDLVVNQHKLIRGFIQSRVQRRKSHKNAAGED; translated from the coding sequence ATGGTATTTACGAATTGCACTTGCTTCAGTGAGGATCCCGAGAAAATGTTATCAAATCTGAAATGTGGTTTGAGTAAGAGTGTAAAACGGCCTTCCTTCAACATCGAGTTGCAATTCCAAAAGCCGGTGCTTAAGTTCTTTGTGAATATGCGAATTGTTTTACCCCGACGTATGGGCGACGATTTCACTTTGTTCAATCTCTCCGGAATCGATGGATGCAGCTTGCTGTCGAACAAAAATCAGATCGCCTTCATCCAGCTGGGACGCAAGCATATGGATCGATTTAGTAATATTCCTAAGCGATGTCCTTGGCCCAAGGATGTGCCCTACTATGTTCGCGGATTCCGTTCCGATATGGCTGCCATGCCGGCCTTTAACTTCGAGTCGGACATGAATCTGTGGTTCGACCTAGTGGTGAATCAACACAAACTGATCCGCGGATTCATCCAGAGCAGGGTGCAGCGTCGAAAGAGTCACAAGAACGCTGCTGGAGAGGATTAA
- the LOC108066198 gene encoding uncharacterized protein yields the protein MHNWSGFVWVLRMREMKPKTFDMWIVILLCLLPNWKLEAEAKNNFELQTDNFTCSSEDMNSRILKEFRCGISKSAKRRTWHMEFMLKQPVGEHDFFMKIVLPRRSPLSDFVLLNVTTDGCQLLANRNQVPLMRLGRNIMERFSNYPKQCPFKANLTYYIRGFRLDLNLLPAVDMETPVHIELSYRSKNQGLSWISGYLVARVQRMSEKKRPK from the exons ATGCATAATTGGAGTGGTTTTGTATGGGTCTTGCGGATGAGGGAGATGAAACCGAAGACTTTCGACATGTGGATAGTCATTTTGCTCTGCCTGCTTCCTAATTGGAAATTGGAGGCGGAGGCCAag AATAATTTCGAGCTGCAAACGGATAATTTTACATGCAGCAGCGAGGATATGAATTCAAGGATTCTCAAGGAGTTCCGTTGCGGCATAAGTAAAAGTGCCAAACGTCGCACTTGGCATATGGAGTTTATGCTCAAGCAACCGGTTGGCGAACATGATTTCTTCATGAAAATCGTCCTGCCCCGCAGGAGTCCTCTGTCGGACTTTGTCCTGCTTAATGTGACCACCGATGGCTGTCAGTTGTTGGCCAATCGCAATCAAGTGCCCCTCATGCGTTTGGGCCGGAACATCATGGAGCGCTTCAGCAACTATCCCAAACAGTGTCCTTTCAAGGCTAATTTAACCTACTACATCAGAGGATTCCGTCTCGACTTAAATCTCCTGCCCGCCGTGGATATGGAAACCCCGGTTCACATTGAGCTCAGCTATCGGAGCAAAAATCAGGGACTCAGTTGGATCAGCGGCTATCTGGTGGCACGAGTTCAGCGGATGAGCGAGAAAAAACGCCCCAAGTAG
- the PPO1 gene encoding phenoloxidase 2: MTNTDLKALELLFQRPLEPAFTTRDSGKTVLELPDSFYTDRYRNDSEEVGNRFAKDVDLKIPIQELSNVPNLDFTKKVGLKDQFSLFNNRHRDIASELITIFMGAPNLRQFVSLSVYTKDRVNPVLFQYAYAVAIAHRPDTREVPITNISQVFPSNFVEPSTFRDARQEASVIGESGGRVHIDIPRNYTASDREDEQRLAYFREDIGVNSHHWHWHLVYPTTGPREVVNKDRRGELFYYMHHQILARYNVERFCNNLKRVQPLNNLRVEIPEGYFPKILSSLNNRTYPARVTNQLLTDVNRDDATIEISDVERWRDRVLAAIDQGYVEDPSGNRTPLDDVRGIDILGNMIEASPVVSVNYNFYGNLHNEGHNIISYAHDPDQRHLESFGVMGDVTTAMRDPIFYRWHGFIDSVFNKFKTRLDPYNAAQLNFDGVSIDYIEAKIGVGSAKANTLLTYWQKSSADLAAGLDFGPSADGNIFASFTHLQNAPFTYTFNVTNNGAKRTGTCRIFICPKVDERNQPLRLEEQRLMAIEMDKFTVDLVPGVNTIRRQSTESSVAIPFERSFRPIGADYQPKAADELARFRFCGCGWPQHLLLPKGNAQGMLFDLFVMISDYSQDAVQQPNTVNDACSTAYSFCGLKDKLYPDRRTMGYPFDRRLPNANLTELVGAFGNMAKTDLRIVFNDRVIDKA, encoded by the exons ATGACCAATACGGATCTGAAAGCCCTTGAGCTCCTTTTCCAGCGACCTCTGGAACCGGCGTTCACCACTCGTGACTCGGGTAAAACCGTTCTGGAACTGCCCGATAGTTTCTACACGGATCGCTATCGCAATGATTCCGAGGAGGTGGGCAATCGGTTCGCCAAGGATGTGGACCTGAAAATCCCAATCCAAGAGTTGTCCAACGTTCCCAACCTGGACTTTACCAAAAAGGTTGGCTTGAAGGATCAGTTCTCCTTGTTTAACAATCGCCATCGGGATATCGCCAGCGAGCTGATCACTATTTTCATGGGTGCCCCGAATCTCAGGCAATTCGTATCCCTCTCCGTTTACACCAA GGATCGTGTAAATCCTGTATTGTTCCAGTACGCCTATGCTGTGGCAATTGCCCATCGTCCAGATACGAGGGAAGTGCCTATTACCAACATCTCTCAGGTCTTCCCAAGCAACTTCGTTGAGCCTTCGACCTTCAGG GATGCCCGTCAGGAGGCCTCTGTAATTGGGGAGAGCGGCGGTCGAGTCCATATAGATATTCCGCGCAACTACACGGCCTCGGATCGCGAGGATGAGCAGCGCCTGGCCTATTTCCGCGAGGATATCGGCGTGAACAGCCACCATTGGCACTGGCACTTGGTCTACCCCACCACCGGACCCCGTGAGGTGGTCAACAAGGATCGTCGTGGCGAACTCTTCTACTACATGCACCACCAGATCCTGGCCCGCTACAACGTGGAGCGTTTCTGCAACAACCTGAAGAGGGTGCAGCCACTGAATAATCTGCGTGTCGAGATTCCTGAGGGTTACTTCCCCAAGATCTTGTCCAGTCTGAACAACCGCACCTATCCGGCTCGAGTGACCAACCAACTGCTGACTGACGTGAACCGCGATGATGCGACTATTGAGATCTCTGATGTGGAACGCTGGCGCGATCGCGTGTTGGCTGCCATTGATCAAGGATACGTCGAGGAT ccCTCTGGCAACCGTACGCCATTGGACGATGTTCGTGGCATCGATATCCTGGGCAACATGATTGAAGCCAGTCCAGTTGTATCTGTCAACTATAACTTCTATGGCAATCTGCACAACGAGGGTCACAACATAATCTCCTATGCCCACGATCCCGATCAACGGCACTTGGAGTCCTTTGGTGTGATGGGCGATGTGACCACGGCGATGAGGGATCCGATCTTCTACAGGTGGCACGGATTCATTGACTCGGTGTTCAACAAGTTCAAGACTCGCCTGGACCCCTACAATGCTGCTCAGCTAAACTTCGATGGTGTTAGCATTGACTACATCGAGGCCAAGATTGGCGTGGGTTCTGCCAAGGCCAACACCCTGCTGACCTACTGGCAAAAGTCGAGTGCCGATTTGGCAGCTGGTCTGGACTTTGGTCCCTCGGCCGATGGCAACATCTTTGCCTCATTCACGCATCTGCAGAATGCTCCCTTCACCTATACCTTCAATGTGACCAATAATGGAGCTAAAAGGACGGGAACCTGCCGCATCTTCATCTGCCCCAAGGTGGATGAGCGTAATCAGCCACTGCGACTGGAGGAGCAGCGACTAATGGCCATTGAAATGGACAAGTTTACTGTTGATT TGGTCCCGGGTGTGAACACCATTCGCCGCCAGTCGACGGAGTCCTCGGTGGCCATTCCCTTCGAGCGCTCGTTCCGGCCAATTGGAGCGGACTATCAGCCCAAGGCCGCCGATGAGCTGGCCCGCTTCCGCTTCTGCGGCTGTGGGTGGCCACAGCACCTCCTGCTGCCCAAGGGCAACGCCCAGGGAATGCTCTTCGATCTGTTCGTCATGATTTCCGACTACTCGCAGGACGCCGTTCAGCAGCCCAACAC AGTCAATGATGCCTGCAGCACGGCTTACTCGTTCTGCGGTCTGAAGGATAAGCTGTATCCCGACCGACGCACCATGGGCTATCCCTTCGACAGGCGACTGCCCAATGCCAATCTCACCGAATTGGTCGGCGCCTTCGGCAACATGGCCAAGACCGATTTGAGGATTGTCTTCAACGATCGCGTGATTGACAAGGCCTAG